CGCGGCGCTGGACCGACTGCGGGACCTCCTCGACAGCCGCTTCCGGACGGGCGACAGCGGCGTCCGGTGGGACACCTGGTCCGACCGGGTCGTCGTCCGCGACGCCCCGCTCCAGGGACCGACCCGGCGGGCGCTCCGACACAGCCTGCCCGGGCGTGTGAACGTCTCGGTCGAGATGTTCGACCGGACGGCTCACTGTTCGTTCCCCGTCGAGATCAGACGGCCGACGGGCGATCAACCACAGCCGGGCTAGCGACCTGCCGGACTACTCGTAGACGTGGACGCTCCCGGTCGCGTTGGCCTCGATGTCGTCCCGGTCGTCGATACCGGGAGCGGGGTCGCGAACTGTTCGGTGGAGTAACTGTTTTGTCCCTGTGTCGAACACTCTAAGACATGGGTAGCTCTATCAATTCGTCCTCTCCGTCTGGTCCTGCTGAGGAGGGGACATCGGATGAATCAGACGGGGAGGGATCGGAACTCGGTGATCTGCTGGCGGGGCGTCTGTCGGATATCGACGTCGACTCGGTCGCAGCGGTCCGCGATGAACGAGAGCGGCGATGAAGGTGTTCGTCGACTCGAACGTCTTCGTCGCCAGTGTAACGGACGAACCGCCTCGTGGCGATGTCGCGACAGCGCTGCTCAATCGTGACTTCGAGTTCTGTACGTCGATTCTGAACCTGATGGAGATCAGGTCGGTACTGACGAAGAAGAAACGAACGGAGCAGTCGGAAGTCGAAGACGTGCTGGAGGACATTTACGGAACGATAGACATCTACGCACCCGAGATCAGCGACCAGATCAGCGCGTACAGTATCCAGCGCGACTCGCTTCTCTATACGATGGACTGTGTATTACTCGCACTCGCCGACGATATCGAGGCGACGCTCGTCACGTTCGACGGCGAACTACTCGACAACGGCGCGGTCAGTCCTGACGAGTTACTCGAACAGGCCTGATTCGCGGTATAGACATCCGGAAGCCCTGAAAACTACTGTCTCTGCTACTCGTAGACGTGGACGCTCCCGGTCGCGTTGGCCTCGATGTAGTCCCAGTCGTAGTCGACGCCGAGACCGGGGCCGTCGGGGACGGGGACGGTCCCCTCGT
The window above is part of the Halosimplex rubrum genome. Proteins encoded here:
- a CDS encoding type II toxin-antitoxin system VapC family toxin, with product MKVFVDSNVFVASVTDEPPRGDVATALLNRDFEFCTSILNLMEIRSVLTKKKRTEQSEVEDVLEDIYGTIDIYAPEISDQISAYSIQRDSLLYTMDCVLLALADDIEATLVTFDGELLDNGAVSPDELLEQA